The DNA segment gcggtgaaagcttggataagcactagattctttgcattttgaaggatgggtatatggattgttggtatggctaaaggggtgttaagttactttaataggtgattttcatagctctttggataaggcacccctaaaaatttttgcatcacattttaaagtttgcttgaggacaagcaaaagcttgagtttgggggtatttgatgcatacattttgcatagtcatttaggtttaatttcatagccattttattttattattagtcatttttagccaatttcattagttatttagttagtttttcatagttgtcaattttgcattaatttgtaatttttactttgttttgtaggaaaaataatgtttttgaaggactgaagagaaattttgccattgatgagtgacttctacagccaaagatgccaaaaacaagtttcaaagttgaaatatgcattggccaaattgcgcatgacttgccgcataagccatgcagatctgcataaggaggaaaATCActattccaatacctgccgaattgtgcataaggagagtgcatggcttatgcagattcacgcccccttatgcaatctcacggaattgtgcataacccatgcacctggtcatgcagtttcgcataagtgagccagaaccagccgaaaactgcataagggactgcataacttatgcagtccacttatgcagtcccacaaaggtttcattaatgagctggcagaagattccctcagaaaatccctcctaaaacacaccattttagggctccatgtcagaaaatgctataaatagcctcATTTCCCATTTTGGAGGGGGAAGTAGAAAGCAAGGAAGAAAAAAAGGAAGGAAAGGGCAGCAGCTGAAGGGTCacattcaccttccacaccatttccaatcagatttggagatttctttcttttcttacatttttcctacatttctagtgtttagttttttgtttattagcttagattaaagctttatttccatttaaacttagaatatcttgtaagcattatgggtagtgagtagtttattttgattctggagtaagggttgtaatatttgagatattttatggattttgattgggtaatccatattttatggtcttaatgagttttattcatttcttgtgtgcttaatgacatgcttagtgtaggatcccattaagtaatgttcttaatccatggttgaggcaccgaaaggagaaggccttgtgatagataatcaagaaattggacttaattaacttagatctagaaatagactaaggattaagaggattcacagattaattaaagaacttaatgggttttaattaactctaactctacgaaagtaggattagattgattaaggcactctttgtctcactcgaaagggtattcaaaggatttaagaattaatctccttaaaacccgtaagttccacaagattggataaccaatttgaaatcccaaaatagctcgaatatgaaatcccgaactccggaatcgcctttttataattgttaatttctaatcaaatttaattgcttgccattttaaatcttgccatatttgaaattgcttattttaatttgatgcaaatttagttaaatcattacgtggttaaatagattattaattttgcatatagatttcatacttcaATActcatcaatttattgctttaatttcaaaattagttcaatttagtcaacttttttatataaaaaattcaataattaacacaattcctcgtgggaacgatatcttttctatattacttgtacgacccgtgcacttgcggttgggccacatcagtgTTTCATTTACATTTAACATATATAGCAATTCGAAAATATATGACATTGGTGTTCCTTTTTAGCTGAAGATAGAAAGCACAGTTAGGGGGCCGTAGCTATCAAAATGAAAACCACCATAGAAGGGAACAAAAACCAACAAATCTTGAAAATTTGGTTTTGATTATTGGGGGAACGTCAGTTTcagtaatttattaattttgatcAACTTTCAAAGCCTTGCCAGTCGGGTCAACCGAAGACTTCTCTGCTTCACTATAATATAAGGATCTCTCCAACTTTTACATTTAAGttgtaattaattaatactcAATTATTCTGACTCGTCCAATCCAATTAATCAAATCCAACATAgcatatgaaattttcttttcaattcaATATGACACTTAATCTAAATATATTTCTATTATCAAATAAACTACAACGATTATTGTTTGTGCCAAAAGTATATTTTTGTTTCTTCCTCTCTCTACCTTAAACCAAAAACAGAAgggtaaaaaagaaaattaaaattcttgGAGGTAAAATGAAAAACTTCATCACAGCTCGCAGAAGCTTGAAATTGTGGCCTAGAGTTGGACCATTCCAAGTTGATATTGAAGATTAATTCAAAAGGAGGGACGATTAAATGTATATGCATATACTTGTAGAAGAATTCGTGGTTTGGTgaaataaaaaacaattaaacATTAACAACTATTTGGCAACCTAACCTTTCATTAGCATGTAGGTCAGATCACAGAGAATAGTCGACAGACTTTCACCTATAAATACTCATCTATCCATGGAAGATTTTTCACAACTTTCCTTCAACAAAACAACTAAAGGCTAAAGAAAGTAGTCATAAAATGAAGAGCTTTCATTTCCTCGTCTTTTTCGCTCTGGCTTTGGCTTTCTCTTTTGCCTCTGCCTTTGACCCTAGCCCTCTCCAGGACTTCTGTGTTGCCATACCTGAACCTAAGAATGCTGGTATATATATAACCTTGCTTTCAGTTTTTCTGCTTTCTTTCACGTTTCTCTCGTAGTATTATCCTATAAAGATCGCTATTTCCTGTATAGAAATCTTTTTCTCATTTTATTATACGCATGGTCAACGGATACTGACAATAACTTTTTTGTATTAACGCAGTGTTTGTCAATGGAAAGTTCTGCAAGAACCCAAACCTTACTGTAGCTGAAGATTTCTTTTTTTGGGGACTCAATGTTCCTGGAAATACAGAAAATCGAGTTGGATCGAATGTCACCCTCGTGAATGTTGATAAAATACCAGGACTTAATACTCTTGGTATTTCTCTCGCTCGGTTAGATTTTGCACCCAATGGTGGCTTAAATCCTCCTCACACCCATCCTCGTGGCACAGAGATCCTTGTAGTCGTGGAAGGCACTCTTTATGTTGGCTTTGTGACATCCAACCCTAATCGCCTTATCACTAAAGTCTTATACCCCGGAGATGTATTtgtatttccaattggcctcattcaCTTCCAGTTTAATATTGCAAAGACGAATGCAGTTGCCTTTGCTGGTCTAAGCAGCCAAAACCCAGGTGTCATCACTATAGCAGATGCAATCTTTGGGCCTAATCCACCCATTAATCCTGATGTTCTTGCTAAGGCCTTCCAATTGGACAAGGATGAGGTGGAAAAACTTCAAAAACTGTTTGAGAATGCATAAAACAACAATGATAGAAGTTCTTTGCTGCTCACTGTTTAAGAATATTGTTTAGCTATATTTCCTGCAAAGTCGTCAATAATTGAGCTAGCATATCCTAATTAAATGAAGAGAGATATTTTCTTGGTGTGCCTATACTAATTAAATAAAGAGAGATTTTTTTCAGTGTGCCTTCCTTTACATGTTGATTCATAGTATTGCagttttgttcatttattttataaggtaatggaattaaaaatcaacttaagaAACGCATCATCTACTTgttgtctcaaaatttttcgGCTTTTAGTCAAAACACTGTAAAAAATTAAAGCTATTCACTATATTTTATGAAAGTCAGTTACTTAAACAAGAGAAAACATAAACATTAGCAAATATTTAACgggtttataaattataaatacagACAGAAAATATCATTATAATATGATATAAGTATTTTAACACGTTTGTTTTTAATAATATAAGATACTATAcaaagaaaatattttaataaaaaattatatttattatattttaaaattatatatgtgtgtattatatgttaaatatattatatataataatttaaatataaaatatattaactatttaaatataaaatttgaatggAGGTACACTCTGTTAATAAAACAAAACtttagaaatttaattatttcaaatttttaaaataaagtaacttttttttttgttaagttGACTAAATTTAGATTTGAAGACTAATTTCTTGACAGAATAAAAATTCAGGGccaaaattgttttaaatttaaaataaatagataaattatgAATTTTCAAAAACTTCAGGGAGTAATTTATAATTGACTCAAAATGCAATAAAAAGTGGGAAGAAAAAACTAAAACAAATAAGACgaagagaaaaaagaagaaaaagatgagGGCAAACCTAATTAAATTGGAATGGCAACTGAATGTCTCTTTGCAACCTCCATAAATTTTCTATCATCTTCttaacaaaattttttttttttttttaaaaaagcaaATTAAAAGTCACACAAGAAAATATTGAGAGGATGCACGAATTCTGAGAAAGAATGGAAAAGATGCATGAAATTCTCCGTGGCCGTGGAATAAATGGACTCATggagatattattattattattattattattattattattattattattattggttaAGATCATAATATGGGTAGAGTTTTAATTTTTAagggaaattgaaattttatggtttGAATAGACTGAAAGACTTCTGAAATaatctaattatttttatatataagttatgggctcaattgtatttttatttttcagaTTTAATAAAAGTTTAATAGATTGAAATAATAACTGTATGAACTATACAATAGAAGATagttctcccttttttttttctcaacacAAAAGTTATAAATCTCATATTAAATAGATGGAAAGACTTAAACTCagactttttttatttttcaatttttacaGTTTAAAGATGGAGAAAGATCAATTAAGCTTTAATCTGACTGGTAATAATGATTTGTATTAATCAGTCCTTGAATAGTTAAAATTTATAGTGGCACATAATTTAGCTAAATGGTCTCTTTCCCTATCTGATGCAACCATAATTATGGTTGGATGTTTTATAGTATCTGATGTCAATTATTGTTCATGATTTATaaatatctcttttttttttataaataaaaattgaattggtaATACATTGTTCGACATATATTCCATAGAGGTTAAATTTCAACTATTTTAATATGTGTTATGTTCAATTATATACATAGATTGGCATTATTAACTACAAATGTGTGAACTCGGCAATGGTTATTGACTAATTATATGAGAAGGGAAAAGAATCATTGTCATTTGGAGTGGTTACATACTTGGAATGGAAgcttttatacatatatatatgtataaagcTTTCCAATTAACACACAAGAATTTTCAGACTTAAACTTATCCAAAGTCTTCTAGATTAGGTGCAAGACTTGAGGTCAATTACttgttaaaattatattatactatTTGGTTAAACTGTCAACATTATCAGATTTTTATACATTTTTTCGATCACATATGATGATGACCTTGTTTTGTTAATAATTttcgtttctttttttttttcatttttttttataaaaataatgaaCTCTGCTTCTTTTAGTAATTAGGTGGGGGAATAGAAACTTTGTAGGTGAGTGATATGACTGGAACAAACTAAATATTCTATTTTGTTGGTTGTATAGAGTCtgttttatatatacatatatgtaaaaTAACAACAAAAAAAATTTGACTGACTTTCTCTACATGAAAAGGCACAGAATTCTCTATACATATACTAATCACACACCATATGTTTTGTGAGTTCATGGGTAGGTCGTTTGGGGCTGTACTTTAATGCAAGTGGGATTGTGGATGATCATAGTGATCAAAAAGAGGACATTTCGTGCACGGTAGATTGTTCATGATTGCTTCATTAACGCTTCAGCAACTTCCCAAGTTTTCACTATGACCTGTTCCGATGATTAAGTAAAAGCAAGAGAATTTTAATTCTAACTTGGACTTGTTCCGAAGATTAGGTCAATATTTATTTGTTAAGTcgtaaagatttaattaataacTCTTTATCTCTTACATTATGAGGCATAAGATTACTAAATGTTGATTCTAGCTATAAATAATGCAATGACCTATTATGAATATCTATATACCACATAGAAATCAGAAACGAGCAGCCTTCACTCTTGATGGAAAATTAATCTAACTGCCTGCAATTCATTGTATAATATAACAACACAACACGTTTTAATTCCTtaattccaaattagttagagtATATATCCtacattaatatttaaaaattataaatctttTTTAAACTACTTTCTTTCATATTATTTTAAGCCTTTTTCTTTTCCTCCTATTTTTTTCATCAATTTTGTCACATTTTCATGCAGAGCACCTGCCAATTTTTTAACTACTCTGATTAATTACTTAGGCA comes from the Hevea brasiliensis isolate MT/VB/25A 57/8 chromosome 5, ASM3005281v1, whole genome shotgun sequence genome and includes:
- the LOC110654589 gene encoding germin-like protein subfamily 1 member 13 is translated as MKSFHFLVFFALALAFSFASAFDPSPLQDFCVAIPEPKNAVFVNGKFCKNPNLTVAEDFFFWGLNVPGNTENRVGSNVTLVNVDKIPGLNTLGISLARLDFAPNGGLNPPHTHPRGTEILVVVEGTLYVGFVTSNPNRLITKVLYPGDVFVFPIGLIHFQFNIAKTNAVAFAGLSSQNPGVITIADAIFGPNPPINPDVLAKAFQLDKDEVEKLQKLFENA